In Colletotrichum higginsianum IMI 349063 chromosome 3, whole genome shotgun sequence, a genomic segment contains:
- a CDS encoding glutathione S-transferase domain-containing protein: protein MAFGKLFTYPANPRTTAIRAVAKANNVDLEFIEADTTKPSAEHLKANKLGKVPAFLGEDGYPLSECIAIAIYITSQNEKTTLLGKTKQDYASILKWMSFFNSEVLPPMGAWYRPLLGKDTYNKKAVEDSSKVALKAIKVVEEHLLSNTYLVGERITLADLFAAGIIARGFEFFFDKQWRQENPSVTRWYDTIVNQDIWTAVAEKQEYLETPKLTNVAPKKPEQPKKEAAPKAAPAPAAEEAAPAPKPKHPLAELPRASFDLEEWKRQYSNIKNHEEAMKWFWDNVNLEEFSLWKVKYKYNDELTLTFMSNNLIGGFNNRLEASRKFIFGCAAVYGQNNDSVIEGAFVVRGQDFKPAFDVAPDYESYEFEKLDGTKPEDRQFVSDSWGWEKPTTHNGKEYPVADGKVFK from the exons ATGGCGTTCGGCAAGCTCTTCACCTACCCG GCCAACCCCCGCACCACggccatccgcgccgtcgcgAAGGCCAACAACGTTGACCTCGAGTtcatcgaggccgacacTACCAAGCCTTCCGCCGAGCACCTCAAGGCCAACAAGCTCGGCAAGGTTcccgccttcctcggcgaggatggaTACCCTCTGTCCGAGTGCATCGCCATCGCGATCTACA TCACCTCCCAGAACGAGAAGACGACCCTTCTCGGCAAGACCAAGCAGGA CTACGCTTCCATCCTGAAGTGGATGTCGTTCTTCAACTCCGAGGTCCTCCCCCCCATGGGTGCCTGGTACCGCCCTCTCCTGGGCAAGGACACCTACaacaagaaggccgtcgaggactCCTCCAAGGTcgccctcaaggccatcaaggTCGTTGAGGAGCACCTCCTCAGCAACACCTACCTCGTTGGCGAGCGCATTACTCTCGCCGacctcttcgccgccggcatcatTGCCCGTGGCTTCGAGTTCTTCTTCGACAAGCAGTGGCGCCAGGAGAACCCCAGCGTCACCCGCTGGTACGACACCATCGTTAACCAGGACATCTGGACCGCCGTTGCCGAGAAGCAGGAGTACCTCGAGACCCCTAAGCTCACCAACGTCGCCCCCAAGAAGCCTGAGCagcccaagaaggaggctgcccccaaggccgcccccgcccccgccgctgAGGaggccgcccccgcccctAAGCCCAAGCACCCCCTTGCTGAGCTTCCCCGCGCCTCTTTCGACCTTGAGGAGTGGAAGCGCCAGTACTCCAACATCAAGAACCAcgaggaggccatgaagTGGTTTTGGGACAACGTCAACCTGGAGGAGTTCTCCCTCTGGAAGGTCAAGTACAAGTACAACGACGAGCTCACCCTCACCTTCATGTCCAACAACCTCATTGGTGGCTTCAACAACCGCCTCGAGGCTTCCCGCAAGTTCATCTTCGGATGCGCTGCCGTCTACGGCCAGAACAACGACTCCGTCATCGAGGGTGCCTTCGTTGTCCGTGGCCAGGACTTCAAGCCCGCTTTCGACGTCGCTCCCGATTACGAGAGCTACGAgttcgagaagctcgacggCACTAAGCCCGAGGACCGCCAGTTCGTCTCTGACTCCTGGGGTTGGGAGAAGCCCACCACCCATAACGGCAAAGAGTACCCCGTtgccgacggcaaggtctTCAAATAA